In a genomic window of Venatoribacter cucullus:
- a CDS encoding CbbQ/NirQ/NorQ/GpvN family protein, with translation MNAPASSPVVSPGRYYQPQGSEVDLFLHASQNRLPVLIKGPTGCGKTRFVEHMAERLQRPLYTVACHDDLTAADLIGRFLIGKDGTFWQDGPLTRAVREGAICYLDEVIEARKDTTVVIHPLTDDRRILPLDGTGEQLQAAPGFMLVMSYNPGYRNLMKGLKPSTRQRFVSIGFDYPDEITEAGIIAHESGIKPEQAHSLSRIAAALRQLRDTDLEEAPSTRLLIHCAHLMVSGLPANIAAEAALTQTLTDEPATQAAIRDVIRALLPADAL, from the coding sequence ATGAATGCTCCAGCCTCTTCACCGGTGGTATCACCGGGCCGCTATTACCAGCCGCAAGGCAGTGAGGTGGATCTTTTCCTGCACGCCAGTCAGAACCGCCTGCCGGTACTGATAAAAGGCCCGACCGGCTGCGGTAAAACCCGTTTTGTCGAGCACATGGCCGAACGCCTGCAGCGCCCGCTCTATACCGTCGCCTGCCACGATGATTTAACCGCCGCCGATCTGATTGGCCGCTTCCTTATTGGTAAAGACGGCACCTTCTGGCAGGACGGCCCGCTGACCCGGGCCGTGCGCGAAGGTGCCATCTGTTATCTGGATGAGGTGATTGAAGCGCGCAAAGACACCACGGTGGTAATTCACCCGCTCACCGATGACCGCCGCATCCTGCCGTTAGATGGCACCGGTGAACAGCTGCAGGCTGCCCCCGGTTTTATGCTGGTGATGTCGTACAACCCGGGCTACCGCAATTTAATGAAGGGGCTGAAACCCAGTACCCGCCAGCGCTTTGTCAGCATCGGCTTTGATTACCCGGATGAGATTACCGAGGCCGGCATTATTGCCCATGAATCCGGCATTAAACCGGAACAGGCACATAGCCTCAGCCGTATTGCCGCCGCCCTGCGGCAACTGCGCGATACCGACCTTGAAGAAGCACCCTCTACGCGGCTGCTGATTCATTGTGCGCACCTGATGGTCAGCGGTTTACCGGCCAATATTGCCGCCGAAGCCGCCCTGACCCAGACCTTAACGGATGAACCGGCTACCCAGGCGGCCATCCGGGATGTTATCCGCGCGCTGCTGCCGGCAGACGCTCTTTAA
- a CDS encoding c-type cytochrome, whose translation MSERFTKGMARNIYYGGGAFFFLLFVALTVDTVTVLPKRENRELLTVEVAHGKEIWEKNNCVGCHSLLGEGAYFAPELGNVFPRRGMNDEAIFKAYFSAWMKAMPTGVEGRRQMPQFNLSEKELNDLAEFLIWTSRIDTNDWPPNIEG comes from the coding sequence ATGTCTGAACGTTTTACCAAGGGCATGGCCCGCAACATCTACTACGGCGGAGGTGCTTTTTTCTTCCTGCTGTTTGTCGCTTTGACGGTGGATACCGTCACTGTCCTGCCGAAGCGTGAAAACCGTGAGTTACTCACGGTGGAAGTCGCTCATGGCAAGGAAATCTGGGAAAAGAACAACTGTGTAGGTTGTCATTCGCTGCTGGGTGAAGGGGCTTATTTTGCCCCGGAACTGGGTAACGTATTTCCGCGCCGTGGCATGAACGATGAAGCCATTTTCAAAGCCTATTTTTCCGCCTGGATGAAGGCTATGCCAACCGGAGTAGAAGGCCGCCGACAAATGCCGCAGTTTAATCTGAGCGAAAAAGAACTGAACGATCTGGCGGAATTCCTGATCTGGACATCACGCATCGATACCAACGACTGGCCGCCAAATATCGAAGGCTGA
- a CDS encoding TonB-dependent receptor plug domain-containing protein produces MRNKLFLAISALAGAGLASFTQLAVANDEGVTLPLQVVSATGYRQQALLAPAAITVIDREHISRAPVADLGEVFRDIPGVAIVDSNVAGMKRLSLRGENSRRVLIKINGQPLADHSNYGTPLLLDPAMIERIEVVRGSASVVHGSNAVGGVVNIITRQVQPGDQELSLSAGYYSATQGYRASAGVLGATESVDYRLQVSRSEHGDRRIPHDRLENSDSDNKSVSAELGYRFGLHRIAWQGDYFRQAADTWFEPTPPMVFTLTFPERETNRNSLSYLYENADALFQRVEARVYHHEGKREMVNTSRIPFPSVSFTTSTSYDDLTTQGLQLTTTSQWLNGNNTVLGIEYQSDELDADKYEVKNSVPQTPSFQVAEQSFWSAFVQQQVGILDNLELNIGARFYQMESELKRSTVRSLTDQDDDQLLGSLGLVWQLSDSSAVRANIAQGYTYPSVTQQFSATPGNRVMNFGNPDLQPEESTTYELGYRVDNRNLTLDATLYFVDSDNFIDKEPLTTAPAEYTGTYSSSTRLFRWINVSEAKTYGLELTLAYQIDALRPYINLSAQKRELIYAPGNSTWKSGLPIYRARAGVEWSLSPNLNMDLFLRSYGHSEYLSYDASGAPVLEETTTYVTPNISIQYQPDQHLNVTLALSNLTNRSYRNPEELPAAERALDMEVSWRF; encoded by the coding sequence ATGAGAAATAAGCTGTTTTTAGCCATCAGTGCCCTGGCCGGAGCCGGGCTGGCATCGTTCACTCAGCTGGCAGTGGCCAATGATGAAGGTGTGACACTGCCGTTACAGGTGGTGTCGGCCACCGGGTATCGTCAGCAGGCCTTACTGGCACCAGCGGCTATTACTGTGATCGACCGGGAACACATCAGTCGTGCGCCGGTGGCGGATCTTGGTGAAGTGTTCCGTGATATTCCCGGTGTCGCCATTGTTGATTCCAATGTCGCTGGCATGAAGCGGTTGTCGCTGCGCGGTGAAAATTCCCGGCGCGTGCTGATCAAAATCAACGGTCAGCCTTTGGCCGACCATTCCAATTACGGCACGCCGCTGCTGCTCGATCCCGCCATGATCGAACGTATTGAAGTGGTGCGTGGTTCGGCGTCCGTCGTACACGGCAGTAATGCAGTGGGCGGGGTGGTGAATATTATTACCCGTCAGGTACAGCCGGGTGATCAGGAACTGAGTCTGAGCGCGGGTTACTATTCGGCAACCCAGGGTTATCGTGCTTCTGCCGGGGTTCTTGGTGCGACCGAGTCGGTCGATTATCGTTTACAGGTCAGCCGCTCCGAACATGGTGATCGTCGTATTCCGCATGATCGTCTGGAAAATTCCGACTCTGACAATAAATCCGTGTCTGCTGAGCTGGGTTACCGCTTTGGCCTGCACCGCATTGCCTGGCAGGGGGATTATTTCCGCCAGGCGGCCGATACCTGGTTTGAACCCACGCCGCCCATGGTGTTTACCCTGACGTTTCCGGAGCGTGAGACCAACCGCAACTCACTGAGCTATCTGTACGAAAATGCAGACGCCCTGTTTCAGCGTGTTGAAGCCCGTGTTTATCATCACGAAGGTAAGCGGGAGATGGTTAATACCAGTCGTATTCCTTTTCCTTCGGTTTCTTTTACAACGTCCACTTCTTATGACGACCTGACCACTCAGGGCCTGCAGCTGACCACCACCAGTCAGTGGTTAAATGGCAATAATACCGTGCTGGGTATTGAGTATCAGTCGGATGAGCTGGATGCGGATAAATATGAAGTCAAAAATTCGGTTCCACAGACACCTTCATTTCAGGTCGCCGAACAGAGTTTCTGGTCAGCCTTTGTACAGCAGCAGGTCGGTATTCTCGATAACCTTGAACTCAATATCGGTGCGCGTTTTTACCAGATGGAATCTGAGTTAAAACGCAGCACGGTAAGGTCGCTTACCGATCAGGACGATGATCAGTTGCTGGGGTCTCTGGGGCTGGTATGGCAGTTGTCGGACAGCAGCGCAGTACGTGCCAATATTGCCCAGGGCTATACCTATCCCAGTGTTACTCAGCAATTTTCAGCCACTCCGGGCAATCGGGTAATGAATTTCGGCAATCCGGATTTGCAGCCTGAAGAATCCACCACCTATGAGCTGGGTTACCGGGTAGATAACCGTAACCTGACGCTGGATGCCACGCTCTATTTTGTCGATTCCGACAACTTTATTGATAAAGAACCCCTTACTACTGCACCGGCTGAATACACCGGTACTTATAGCAGCAGTACCCGTCTGTTCCGCTGGATTAACGTCAGTGAAGCGAAAACCTATGGTCTTGAGTTGACCCTGGCGTATCAGATTGATGCGCTACGTCCCTACATCAACCTGAGCGCACAAAAACGCGAGCTGATTTATGCCCCCGGCAACAGTACCTGGAAAAGTGGTTTGCCGATTTATCGTGCCCGTGCGGGGGTGGAATGGAGCTTGTCTCCCAATCTGAATATGGATCTGTTTTTACGCAGTTATGGGCATTCAGAATATCTGTCCTATGACGCCTCAGGTGCTCCGGTTCTGGAGGAAACCACTACCTACGTGACGCCGAATATCAGTATTCAGTACCAGCCAGATCAGCACCTGAATGTCACGCTGGCACTGAGTAACTTAACCAACAGAAGTTACCGCAATCCTGAAGAATTACCGGCCGCTGAGCGGGCGCTGGATATGGAAGTGTCCTGGCGTTTCTGA